The Bacillus sp. NEB1478 genome contains the following window.
AAAAGAGAAGGGTTTCTTCTTCTCTTTTCACTATGTTTTTTAGTAGACTAGTATAGTAGTTGTATTTGTAGAATTAGGAGGAATTGATTATGTCTAACGGAGAACGCATTACAGTTGACAACGGAGTGTTGAAAGTACCAAATGAAGCAATTATCCCTTTTATTGAAGGTGACGGGACTGGACCAGACATTTGGGCTGCAGCTTCCCGTGTTTTAGAAGCAGCTGTTGAAAAAGCATATAACGGTGAAAAGAAGATCGTTTGGAAAGAAGTTCTTGCAGGTGAAAAAGCATTCAACCAAACTGGTGAGTGGCTTCCGGCAGAAACTTTAGATGTTATCCGCGAGTACATTATTGCAATTAAAGGACCATTAACAACTCCTGTAGGTGGAGGGATTCGTTCTTTAAACGTTGCACTTAGACAAGAATTGGATTTATTTACTTGCCTTCGTCCTGTACAGTATTTCAAAGGTGTTCCATCTCCAGTAAAACGCCCTGAAGATACAAACATGGTTATTTTCCGTGAAAATACTGAAGATATCTATGCTGGTATTGAATATGCAAGCGGATCTGATGAAGTAAAAAAATTGATCCAATTCCTGCAAGATGAAATGGGAGTTAATAAAATCCGTTTCCCTGAAACATCTGGAATCGGTATCAAGCCTGTATCTTCTGAAGGTACTAAGCGTTTAGTGCGTGCTGCGATTCAATACGCAATCACTGAAGGACGCAAAAGTTTAACACTCGTTCACAAAGGAAACATCATGAAGTACACTGAAGGTGCCTTTAAGAACTGGGGTTATGAGTTAGCTGAAGCTGAATTTGGAGATAAAGTTTTCACTTGGGCACAATATGACCGTATCGTTGAAGAAAGCGGTAAAGACGCAGCAAACAAAGCACAAGCTGATGCTGAAGCTGCTGGGAAAATTATCGTTAAAGATTCCATCGCAGATATCTTCCTTCAGCAAATCCTTACACGTCCAGCTGAGTTTGATGTAGTGGCTACTATGAACTTAAATGGTGACTACATTTCTGATGCACTTGCTGCACAAGTAGGCGGAATAGGGATTGCTCCTGGAGCAAACATTAACTATGAAACAGGACATGCAATTTTCGAAGCTACACACGGGACAGCGCCAAAATATGCTGGTCTTGATAAAGTTAATCCATCTTCCGTTATTCTTTCAGGTGTATTAATGCTAGAACACTTGGGCTGGGGTGAGGCTGCTAAGCTTGTCCTTACTTCAATGGAAAACACAATTGCAAGTAAAGTGGTAACTTACGACTTTGCACGCTTAATGGATGGTGCAACAGAAGTTAAATGTTCTGCGTTTGCGGACGAACTTATTAAAAATATGTAATACTTAGCCCCTTTCATTTTAGGGGCTTCATTTTAGAGGATATTTGTTATCGTTTCTATATTGTTCCTGGAGGGAAAGAAATGGCAAACAAACGTAAAAAGGTTTCAGTTATTGGTGGAGGCTTTACCGGAGCAACAACTGCTTTTATTTTAGGGCAAAAAGAAATTGGGGATGTTGTATTAGTTGATATTCCTCAAATGGAAAACCCTACAAAAGGCAAAGCGCTGGATATGATGGAAGCTAGTCCTGTACAAGGCTTTGATGCCAAAATTACAGGAACAAGCAACTATGAAGATACAGCTGAATCTGATGTTGTTGTAATCACTGCTGGTATTGCTCGCAAACCTGGTATGAGCCGTGATGACCTCGTTAATACAAACGCAGGAATCATGAAAAGTGTAACGAAAGAGATCGTAAAGTACTCTCCTGATTGCACAATCATCGTACTGACTAATCCGGTTGATGCAATGACTTACACAGTGTTGAAAGAATCTGGATTCCCTAAACAGCGTGTAATCGGCCAATCTGGAATCCTTGATTCTGCCCGTTTCCGTACTTTTGTTGCTATGGAATTAAACCTTTCAGTTAAAGATGTAACAGGTTTCGTTCTTGGCGGACATGGTGACGATATGGTACCTCTTGTACGTTATTCATACGCTGGGGGAATTCCTCTAGAGAAACTTATCTCAAAAGATCGTCTTGATGCCATCGTGGAACGTACACGTAAAGGCGGCGGAGAGATCGTTAATCTTCTAGGAAATGGTTCAGCTTATTATGCACCTGCAGCTTCACTTGTTGAAATGGTAGAGGCGATTGTGAAAGATCAACGCAGAGTGCTTCCGTCAATTGCCTTCCTAGAAGGTGAGTATGGCTATGATGGAATCTGTCTAGGAGTTCCGACGATTATTGGTGGAAACGGACTAGAAGAAATCATTGAATTAGAACTTACTAGTGAAGAGAAGTCTGCACTTGATCAATCTGCTGCATCAGTAAAATCAGTAATGAATGTATTAGCATAAGAAAGGTTCGGGGATAGATCTCCGAATCTTTTCTCCTATTTAAAATGTAAGCGTTATCATAAAGAGGGAGGATTAAAATGCTGATTGGTAAAAAGAGGAAGCTCGGAAGAAAGATTACTGAGATCCAAGCTGGAGAAAAATTGGAGATGCAAGAAACGGTAGAAGATAAAGATCTGTTGTTATATTTAGGGCTCACAAACGACAACAATCCTCTTTATATACAACATGATTATGCAACGTTGACTCCGTTTAAAAAACCGGTCGTTCCTCAAATAATGCTGATGGGAATGATTACATCTGCTGTATCGAAGTATTTGCCGGGTCCGGGAAGTTCGATTACTCAATCGCAATTCCAATTCATAAAGCCTGTCTATCATTATTCAAAATTAACTTTTTATTTTGAAGTGACGAAGGTAGATCGCGAAAAACATGTAGTCGATATTAAGGCAAACGCTGTCAATGAAGATGGAGTAACTGTCCTTTCCGCACAATTAGAAGTTTGTCCGCCTTATCCGCCAAAACCAATTACTTCTCAAACAATGGAGAATTTTTAAAAAGATCAATTTGCCTTTAAAGCAAAGATATGTGCTTTAAAGGTTTTTTTATATTCTTAAGACTTTTTAATATGCTCAAAGATTGTTGTATTTTAGCTATATTCGTTAAGAGCTTCATTGGCAAAGTTGCCCCTCGCGGAGAGCGAGCATCCTGAAACGGAAATCAACACTTCCAATTTCCAAGAGCAACAAAGATTGCGAATACAGCCAGTAAAAAAGAGGGATTTGTTAAGGCTATGTAAAAGTATTGTTAAGCAAGTATGAAATATTCTCGTTTTTTGTACACACTAATAAAAAAATAGTATGATAATTTTGTACAAGTCGTTATTAAAGGTGGGAATAGCATTGAGCCAAAAGTTACTCGTTGTAGAAGACGAACTCTCAATATCAACATTATTGCAATTTAACCTGGAGCAAGCTGGCTTTCAGGTAGTAACGGCAATGGATGGCAAAAGTGGATTAGAAAAAGCTGAAAAAGAAATTCCGGACCTTATCATTCTAGATTTGATGCTTCCTGAGATGGACGGGCTGGAAGTTTGCAAAGAACTCCGCTTACGAAAATTAAATATCCCTATTCTCATGCTTACGGCTAAAGATGATGAGTTTGATAAAGTGCTTGGGTTGGAATTAGGGGCCGATGATTATATGACGAAGCCGTTCAGTCCAAGAGAGGTAGTTGCCAGAGTCAAAGCCATTCTCCGCAGAACGTTAACCAGCAATGAAATAGAGGAAAATAAGAATAAATCTGAGCATCTAAAAATAGGTGAAGTAGACATTTATCCTGAAAATTACGAAGCTTATTTTAAGGAAAAAGCACTGGAGTTAACACCAAAAGAATTTGAATTACTTGTTTATCTGGCAAGGAACAAAGGTCGTGTTCTCTCAAGAGAGCAGCTGCTATCTGCAGTATGGAACTACGATTTTGTTGGAGATACAAGAATCGTTGATGTCCATATAAGCCATTTGCGCGACAAAATTGAAATAAATACTAGAAAACCAATCTATATTAAAACGATCAGAGGATTAGGTTACAAATTAGAGGAGCCTCAACTCTAATGACGGAATTTAAAAACCGGGTACTTACATTTTTTCTGCTCGGGATTTTACTCGTATTTGTTCTTCTAGCACTTAT
Protein-coding sequences here:
- the mdh gene encoding malate dehydrogenase, giving the protein MANKRKKVSVIGGGFTGATTAFILGQKEIGDVVLVDIPQMENPTKGKALDMMEASPVQGFDAKITGTSNYEDTAESDVVVITAGIARKPGMSRDDLVNTNAGIMKSVTKEIVKYSPDCTIIVLTNPVDAMTYTVLKESGFPKQRVIGQSGILDSARFRTFVAMELNLSVKDVTGFVLGGHGDDMVPLVRYSYAGGIPLEKLISKDRLDAIVERTRKGGGEIVNLLGNGSAYYAPAASLVEMVEAIVKDQRRVLPSIAFLEGEYGYDGICLGVPTIIGGNGLEEIIELELTSEEKSALDQSAASVKSVMNVLA
- a CDS encoding winged helix-turn-helix domain-containing protein, which translates into the protein MIILYKSLLKVGIALSQKLLVVEDELSISTLLQFNLEQAGFQVVTAMDGKSGLEKAEKEIPDLIILDLMLPEMDGLEVCKELRLRKLNIPILMLTAKDDEFDKVLGLELGADDYMTKPFSPREVVARVKAILRRTLTSNEIEENKNKSEHLKIGEVDIYPENYEAYFKEKALELTPKEFELLVYLARNKGRVLSREQLLSAVWNYDFVGDTRIVDVHISHLRDKIEINTRKPIYIKTIRGLGYKLEEPQL
- the icd gene encoding NADP-dependent isocitrate dehydrogenase, producing the protein MSNGERITVDNGVLKVPNEAIIPFIEGDGTGPDIWAAASRVLEAAVEKAYNGEKKIVWKEVLAGEKAFNQTGEWLPAETLDVIREYIIAIKGPLTTPVGGGIRSLNVALRQELDLFTCLRPVQYFKGVPSPVKRPEDTNMVIFRENTEDIYAGIEYASGSDEVKKLIQFLQDEMGVNKIRFPETSGIGIKPVSSEGTKRLVRAAIQYAITEGRKSLTLVHKGNIMKYTEGAFKNWGYELAEAEFGDKVFTWAQYDRIVEESGKDAANKAQADAEAAGKIIVKDSIADIFLQQILTRPAEFDVVATMNLNGDYISDALAAQVGGIGIAPGANINYETGHAIFEATHGTAPKYAGLDKVNPSSVILSGVLMLEHLGWGEAAKLVLTSMENTIASKVVTYDFARLMDGATEVKCSAFADELIKNM
- a CDS encoding MaoC/PaaZ C-terminal domain-containing protein; its protein translation is MLIGKKRKLGRKITEIQAGEKLEMQETVEDKDLLLYLGLTNDNNPLYIQHDYATLTPFKKPVVPQIMLMGMITSAVSKYLPGPGSSITQSQFQFIKPVYHYSKLTFYFEVTKVDREKHVVDIKANAVNEDGVTVLSAQLEVCPPYPPKPITSQTMENF